The following are encoded together in the Oreochromis niloticus isolate F11D_XX linkage group LG12, O_niloticus_UMD_NMBU, whole genome shotgun sequence genome:
- the tti2 gene encoding TELO2-interacting protein 2 has product MELSALLHDLHLSSSSSEEQSPSSPPPITELLSQLREKLIGSRPKSHSLIAQIKQLFQYAGSDWLFSPASQDMQPSERCGLSEHPHTGGGGVCRSHGSANSSGDWRKGGEAREQTTSLLLAVAPPTCVFAVTHFQDQVWTSSASRAAARGLLEALLSAGGWRNSAHLLTGDTEGSRGILGGVLDILQPQLTKDSWQCCEAVKLVFVWSLLQVTRPGLSPHLSRLLPPSLLFSDHHRLENCMLGVRCLHHIVLNTPPAELRQFNRAEVLYEALFKHLYRTEAAIIQLVLSCLLDLLVVLEKPPSASTSSRRKPCRHDDVLRLMLTHMEAENKVVLRRVYAAALPAYIDRVGVAVCRHLWRLERVVLGYLEVRDPPEEATRLRMLEALQKTTRAAWPRMACRVDALLRCLLRLMVDVSSDSELCDSLRRQLMDESAACLRLLDAASHGHMQRLLQEVDSSCCSLEVLGCLATAATATDR; this is encoded by the exons ATGGAGCTCTCCGCTTTACTTCATGACCTtcatctctcctcctcctcctcagaggAGCAGtccccttcctctcctcctccaatCACAGAACTCCTTTCTCAGCTGCGGGAGAAGCTGATTGGTTCCCGTCCTAAATCCCACTCTCTGATTGCTCAAATAAAGCAGCTTTTCCAGTACGCTGGATCTGACTGGCTGTTCTCTCCAGCCAGCCAGGACA TGCAGCCCTCTGAGCGCTGCGGCCTATCAGAGCATCCCCACACAGGCGGCGGCGGTGTGTGCCGCTCTCACGGCTCTGCTAACAGCTCTGGTGACTGGCGGAAAGGGGGCGAGGCCAGAGAACAGACAACCAGTCTGCTACTTGCTGTTGCTCCACCCACCTGCGTGTTTGCTGTCACACATTTCCAG GATCAGGTGTGGACTAGCTCCGCCTCCAGAGCAGCAGcacggggcctgctggaggcgCTGCTGAGTGCAGGAGGGTGGAGAAACTCCGCCCACCTGCTGACTGGGGACACGGAGGGGAGCAGAGGGATTCTGGGAGGAGTCCTGGACATCCTGCAGCCACAGCTCACCAA ggaCTCGTGGCAGTGCTGTGAAGCCGTGAAGCTGGTGTTTGTCTGGAGTCTTCTGCAG GTGACCCGCCCAGGACTCTCACCTCACCTGTCTCGCCTCCttcccccctccctcctcttcaGTGACCACCACAGACTGGAGAACTGCATGCTGGGAGTTCGCTGTCTGCACCATATTGTGCTCAACACG cCGCCTGCAGAGCTGCGTCAGTTCAACAGAGCCGAGGTTCTTTATGAGGCGTTATTCAAACACCTGTACAGGACGGAGGCCGCCATCATCCAG CTGGTCCTGTCCTGCCTTTTGGACCTGCTGGTGGTTCTGGAGAAGCCCCCCTCCGCTTCCACGTCCTCCCGCAGGAAGCCGTGTCGCCATGACGACGTGCTGCGTCTCATGCTGACCCACATGGAGGCGGAGAACAAGGTGGTGCTACGGCGCGTCTACGCTGCCGCTCTGCCGGCGTACATCGACAG GGTGGGCGTGGCTGTGTGCAGACACCTGTGGCGGCTAGAGCGGGTGGTGCTCGGGTACCTGGAGGTCAGAGACCCACCTGAGGAGGCGACCCGGCTGAGGATGCTGGAGGCACTGCAGAAGACGACCAGAGCAGCGTGGCCACG GATGGCGTGTCGTGTCGACGCGTTGCTGCGTTGCTTGCTGCGGCTGATGGTTGACGTCTCCTCGGACTCGGAGCTCTGTGATTCGCTCAGACGGCAGCTGATGGATGAAAGCGCCGCCTGCCTCCGGCTGCTGGACGCCGCCTCACACGGACACATGCAG CGCCTCCTCCAGGAGGTCgacagcagctgctgcagcctgGAGGTGCTTGGTTGCCTAGCTACAGCAGCCACGGCGACTGACAGGTGA